A stretch of DNA from Deltaproteobacteria bacterium:
ATCCGGTCAAGAAGGCGACCCGCGGATTCTACACCCGGCTGGAATACTCATTGGCCCCTGAATTCGTGGCCGAACTGGAACGGAACATCAGGATCGCCGACGGCATCTTCAAATTCCTGACCGTCAAACTCGCCGACAGCGACCAAGAGTAGGAGAAACGTCATGGCTTTTCGCAAGAAGTTCACCCCCAGGAGAAAGTTCTGCCGCTTTTGCGACGATCCCGAAACGCCCTTGAACTACAAGTCCCCGGACATCCTGCGGGACTTCGTCACTGATCGGGGCAAGATCATAGCCCGCCGTATCACCGGAACCTGCGCCAAGCACCAGCGCCAGTTGACGACGGAAATCAAGAAAGCCCGTCAGATGGCCCTGCTGTACTATACGGCCACCCACTCCACCGAAGTACAGAAAAAGACCATCTAGGAGTCGAGCATGAAAGTCATTCTTCGCGCCGATGTCGACAATCTGGGGCGCCTCGGCCAGATCAAACAGGTCCGCGACGGATACGGGCGCAACTTCCTCATCCCCCAGGGTCTGGCCATGCAGGCCACCCCGGCCAACCTGAAGCAATTTGAGCTCGAGCGGGCCAAGCTTCAGAAAAAAATGGACGCGGTCCGCACTGACGCCCAGAGCCAGGCCGACAGGATTTCAGCCGTCCAAGTTGAGATCCCGGTCCGGGTCGGCGAGGGCGACAAGCTCTACGGTTCCGTGACCTCGGCCATGATCGCCGACGCCCTGGCCGAACAGGGGGTCGAAATCGACCGCCGCAAGATCGTTCTGGAAGAAGCCATCCGGTCCCTGGGCGAGTACGCCCTGGAAGTCAAAATTCATCCCGACGTCCGGGCCCACCTCAAGGTCTCGGTGATCAGGCATGACCTCCAGTCCGACGCGGAAAACCAGTAGCCGGAAAAGTCCCGCCACCGAAAAATCATCCGAAGACGCTTTGACCCGGGCGTCTTCGGATCTTCTCCGCAGGGTCCCTCC
This window harbors:
- a CDS encoding 30S ribosomal protein S6 — its product is MEQYKYETLLLFSPELNVENRKEIQDTLTGIIVRDGGQILEVDEWGMRDLAYPVKKATRGFYTRLEYSLAPEFVAELERNIRIADGIFKFLTVKLADSDQE
- the rpsR gene encoding 30S ribosomal protein S18 — translated: MAFRKKFTPRRKFCRFCDDPETPLNYKSPDILRDFVTDRGKIIARRITGTCAKHQRQLTTEIKKARQMALLYYTATHSTEVQKKTI
- a CDS encoding 50S ribosomal protein L9, producing the protein MKVILRADVDNLGRLGQIKQVRDGYGRNFLIPQGLAMQATPANLKQFELERAKLQKKMDAVRTDAQSQADRISAVQVEIPVRVGEGDKLYGSVTSAMIADALAEQGVEIDRRKIVLEEAIRSLGEYALEVKIHPDVRAHLKVSVIRHDLQSDAENQ